A genomic stretch from Thermoprotei archaeon includes:
- a CDS encoding KaiC domain-containing protein encodes MGAKAEERIKRLSTGVKGFDELIGGGIPEGFFVALVGEPGTGKTIFSIHYIAQGLNDGDKCIYVTTEESKESVIRQAQQFGFDFTKYIKDGKLIMIDALMKEKQDEWTIINLNVDELIQKIIAAKQRLGYGRARLVIDSLSAFFLDRPAMARRDSYNVKRTLYKWGLTVLATSQYAITTGEAFGWGIEHIADGIIRFRKAIKNGVLKRYIMVEKMRQTPHDLHLWEIEIIDGIGLVLLEKTNMRAEDYAASKYSKNT; translated from the coding sequence ATGGGAGCAAAAGCAGAAGAGAGGATTAAGAGATTATCTACTGGAGTTAAGGGTTTTGATGAGCTTATAGGTGGAGGTATTCCAGAAGGTTTCTTTGTTGCTTTAGTCGGAGAGCCTGGTACTGGTAAAACAATATTTTCAATACATTATATTGCTCAAGGTTTGAATGATGGTGATAAGTGTATTTATGTCACTACTGAGGAAAGCAAAGAATCAGTTATTAGACAAGCCCAACAATTTGGGTTTGATTTTACAAAATATATAAAAGATGGTAAATTAATCATGATCGATGCTTTAATGAAAGAAAAACAGGATGAATGGACTATTATTAATTTAAATGTTGACGAACTAATTCAGAAAATAATAGCTGCAAAACAGAGGTTAGGATATGGTAGGGCACGCTTAGTTATAGATTCGCTTTCGGCATTCTTCTTAGATAGACCTGCTATGGCTAGAAGAGATAGTTATAATGTAAAGCGTACATTATATAAATGGGGACTTACAGTATTAGCAACATCACAATATGCTATAACTACTGGAGAAGCATTCGGATGGGGGATTGAGCACATAGCTGATGGTATAATAAGATTCAGAAAAGCAATCAAAAATGGTGTATTAAAAAGATATATCATGGTCGAGAAAATGCGTCAAACACCGCATGATCTACACTTATGGGAGATTGAAATCATAGATGGGATAGGATTAGTGCTTTTAGAAAAAACTAATATGAGAGCAGAAGATTACGCCGCATCTAAATATTCGAAGAACACGTGA
- a CDS encoding tRNA (N(6)-L-threonylcarbamoyladenosine(37)-C(2))-methylthiotransferase: MAGRIYIENYGCAFNVADGEYIEQSFIAKGWTVINDVRDADVIIVNTCSVREETERNMISRIRSLRTMLRRDQKFVITGCLAKTSPSLISLASPEAIIVGPSNINQIVNVIENDSSKILIGHSTRTNEIIPEYNGGITYILPIESGCTWSCTFCVTKIARGNVFSYRPGSLFNAMKQAVERGAKEIYLTGQDTAAYGVENGFRLPELLKTLLKINGEYRIRVGMFNPMTARNILKDLLNVYKLDQRIYSFIHMPVQSGDDNVLRLMKRYYTVHEYEYMIRLVREYVPEMFIATDIIVGFPGETEEAFENTVRLVEKLRFDKVHIAKYSIRPHTEAAIMKQLPDNIKKRRTRYLTEIVNRISLEKNMKLIGKDLRALIVGKGDKGGLEARTDDYRVVILNSNDDSLIGDFVLVHITEAYPHYLKGQLIDIINKYSHISPIAISKLTYEDDMV, translated from the coding sequence ATGGCTGGTAGAATTTACATAGAGAACTATGGATGTGCATTTAATGTAGCTGATGGTGAATATATTGAACAAAGTTTTATAGCTAAAGGATGGACTGTCATTAACGATGTGAGAGATGCTGACGTAATAATAGTAAACACATGTTCAGTTAGAGAGGAGACGGAACGAAACATGATATCAAGAATAAGATCATTAAGAACAATGTTACGTAGGGATCAGAAATTCGTCATTACTGGATGCCTAGCAAAAACATCACCATCATTAATATCACTGGCAAGCCCTGAAGCTATAATAGTAGGTCCATCAAACATAAATCAAATAGTTAATGTCATAGAGAACGATTCATCAAAAATTTTAATTGGACATAGCACACGAACTAATGAAATAATTCCAGAATACAATGGAGGTATAACTTACATATTACCTATTGAATCTGGCTGCACATGGTCATGTACGTTCTGTGTAACAAAAATTGCACGCGGTAATGTCTTTAGTTATAGACCTGGTTCTCTTTTCAATGCGATGAAGCAAGCTGTTGAAAGAGGTGCTAAAGAAATATATTTAACTGGCCAAGATACCGCTGCATACGGTGTTGAAAATGGATTTCGGCTACCAGAATTGCTTAAAACATTGTTAAAAATTAATGGCGAGTATCGAATTAGAGTTGGCATGTTTAATCCCATGACAGCTCGAAATATTTTAAAAGATTTATTAAATGTATATAAATTAGATCAAAGAATTTACAGCTTCATACATATGCCAGTTCAAAGCGGTGATGATAACGTTCTTCGATTAATGAAAAGATATTACACTGTGCACGAATATGAGTATATGATAAGATTGGTTAGAGAATATGTTCCGGAAATGTTTATCGCAACAGACATCATAGTAGGATTCCCTGGCGAAACAGAAGAGGCATTCGAAAATACTGTGAGGCTTGTTGAGAAATTAAGATTTGATAAAGTGCACATAGCTAAGTATAGCATACGACCTCATACCGAGGCAGCTATTATGAAACAGTTACCCGATAACATAAAAAAGAGACGAACTAGATATCTTACTGAAATAGTAAACAGAATAAGTCTTGAAAAAAACATGAAACTTATCGGCAAAGATCTCAGAGCATTAATAGTAGGAAAAGGAGACAAAGGTGGATTAGAGGCCAGAACTGACGACTACCGTGTCGTTATCTTGAATAGTAATGACGATAGCTTAATCGGAGATTTTGTTTTAGTTCATATTACAGAAGCCTACCCGCATTATCTAAAAGGTCAATTAATAGATATAATAAATAAATATTCTCACATATCTCCCATCGCCATATCAAAACTAACTTATGAGGATGATATGGTGTGA
- a CDS encoding citrate/2-methylcitrate synthase, with protein sequence MVSQEKPVIYKGLENIYMDESSICFIDGFNSRLYYRGYSIEDLATYSTYEEVTYLLFYGRLPKRKELEDFKGWLKENREIPKEVIELIRKIPKDTHPMEVLRTLVSYLGNLDPGRSDLSLDGVYRKSIRLTAKIPTIIAAYHRIRTGKEVIDPDLKLDHSANFLYMLHGEKPSELWAKTMDVSNILYAEHEMNASAFASVVVASTLSDYYSAIVAGIGALRGPLHGGANEEAMKQFLEIGSPDKVDEWFKNAVAQKRRIMGCGHRVYKSYDPRAKIFREYSKKFADMYGGELKTLYEVAEKLEKLVIEKLADRGIFPNVDYWSGIPYYGMKIPIDLYTPLFVLARVAGWSSHIMEYVANNRLLRPRLYYIGELNKPYMQIDQR encoded by the coding sequence TTGGTCTCACAAGAAAAGCCTGTAATATATAAAGGTCTTGAGAACATTTATATGGACGAATCAAGCATCTGCTTCATAGACGGATTTAATAGCAGATTATATTACAGAGGTTATAGTATTGAAGATCTAGCTACGTATAGTACTTATGAAGAGGTCACGTATTTACTCTTTTATGGGAGATTACCAAAAAGAAAAGAACTTGAAGATTTTAAAGGCTGGTTAAAAGAGAATAGAGAAATACCTAAAGAGGTCATAGAACTAATACGAAAAATACCCAAAGACACACACCCAATGGAAGTTCTCAGAACCCTAGTATCGTATCTAGGTAACTTAGATCCCGGACGTAGTGATTTATCATTAGATGGAGTGTACAGGAAATCCATTAGACTGACAGCAAAAATACCGACAATAATTGCTGCTTATCATAGAATACGAACAGGAAAAGAAGTCATAGATCCCGATCTAAAACTAGATCATTCAGCAAACTTCCTCTACATGCTACATGGTGAAAAGCCATCAGAATTATGGGCTAAGACCATGGATGTGTCGAACATACTCTATGCAGAGCACGAAATGAATGCGTCAGCATTCGCAAGTGTAGTTGTCGCTTCAACACTCTCAGATTATTATTCCGCAATCGTTGCAGGAATTGGTGCATTAAGAGGACCATTACACGGTGGTGCGAACGAGGAAGCAATGAAACAATTCCTAGAAATAGGGTCGCCAGATAAAGTTGACGAATGGTTTAAAAATGCAGTAGCCCAAAAAAGAAGAATAATGGGATGTGGACATAGAGTATACAAGTCCTACGACCCGAGAGCAAAGATTTTCAGAGAATACTCGAAAAAATTTGCAGACATGTACGGCGGAGAACTGAAAACTTTGTACGAAGTAGCAGAAAAACTTGAAAAATTAGTAATTGAGAAGCTAGCAGATAGAGGAATATTCCCAAATGTAGATTATTGGAGCGGTATACCATACTATGGAATGAAGATACCAATAGACCTATACACACCACTATTTGTGTTAGCACGAGTTGCAGGATGGTCATCGCACATAATGGAATACGTAGCAAACAATAGGTTACTCAGACCCAGACTTTACTATATAGGAGAACTCAATAAACCATACATGCAGATTGATCAACGCTGA
- the gcvPA gene encoding aminomethyl-transferring glycine dehydrogenase subunit GcvPA — MIKDDERLKYYSDVPKELLFMQPLNIRAKSEIDVYNEIKSILKKNKDILSTPSFLGGGVWCHYVPPLVDYIASSPELLTSYTPYQPEISQGILQILYEYQSIICDLTGMDVANASMYNWATATAEAFLMSLRITGKHKVIIPRYMAPWRKRVIRTYLRPHKVEVIEYGINESDGLMNLDEINKSMSGAAALYVENPSFFGILDPNVEVAGKIAHEFGALYIVGVDPLTLGIIKPPGDYGADIVVGEGQHLGSPPSLGGPALGIIAVKDDMRLIRQLPGKIIGLTTSQDGSKRGFVMALQTREQHIRREKATSNITTNEALLAVRAAIYLSLLGSTGLKKLGELILERTVKLATMLSKIDGIISPLFNAHYFREFPINLPIDPSTVNSKLLEHGIIGGLDVKKFFPELGDVMLLATTELHNEMHYEMLVNSLSKIVGGLHK; from the coding sequence ATGATAAAGGATGATGAACGATTAAAATACTATTCTGATGTGCCTAAGGAACTTCTTTTTATGCAACCGCTTAATATTAGAGCGAAGTCTGAAATCGATGTGTATAACGAGATAAAAAGTATACTTAAGAAGAATAAGGATATCCTATCGACACCTTCTTTTTTAGGTGGTGGCGTTTGGTGTCATTATGTTCCGCCGTTAGTAGATTATATTGCATCTTCGCCTGAGCTTCTTACTTCATATACGCCATATCAGCCGGAGATTTCTCAAGGTATTTTACAGATCTTATATGAATATCAGAGTATAATTTGTGATCTCACTGGCATGGATGTAGCTAATGCGTCAATGTATAATTGGGCTACAGCCACAGCGGAAGCATTTTTGATGTCTCTTAGAATCACTGGTAAGCATAAGGTTATAATTCCAAGGTATATGGCTCCTTGGAGAAAAAGAGTTATTAGAACGTATTTACGCCCACATAAGGTTGAAGTTATTGAGTATGGTATAAACGAAAGTGATGGTTTAATGAATCTTGATGAGATAAATAAATCGATGAGCGGGGCTGCAGCACTTTATGTTGAGAATCCATCGTTTTTTGGAATTTTAGATCCTAATGTGGAGGTTGCTGGAAAAATTGCGCATGAATTTGGTGCTCTTTATATTGTTGGTGTTGATCCTCTAACGTTAGGTATAATAAAACCTCCTGGAGATTATGGTGCTGACATAGTAGTTGGTGAGGGGCAGCATTTAGGTTCTCCGCCCAGTTTAGGCGGTCCCGCATTAGGTATAATTGCCGTGAAGGATGATATGAGATTAATAAGACAGCTGCCAGGGAAGATTATTGGACTTACTACCTCTCAGGATGGAAGTAAAAGAGGTTTTGTGATGGCGCTTCAAACCAGGGAACAGCATATAAGAAGGGAAAAGGCTACATCAAATATAACTACTAACGAGGCGCTGTTAGCCGTGAGAGCTGCAATCTATTTATCATTACTTGGTTCAACTGGATTAAAGAAACTTGGTGAACTAATTCTCGAGAGAACTGTAAAGTTAGCAACTATGCTATCTAAGATAGATGGCATTATATCACCATTGTTTAATGCACATTATTTCAGAGAGTTTCCGATTAATCTTCCTATTGATCCGAGCACTGTGAATTCTAAGTTGTTAGAACATGGCATAATAGGTGGTTTAGATGTGAAAAAGTTCTTTCCTGAGTTGGGGGATGTTATGTTACTTGCTACTACTGAACTTCATAATGAGATGCATTATGAAATGTTGGTTAATTCATTAAGTAAAATAGTGGGGGGTCTGCATAAATGA
- the gcvPB gene encoding aminomethyl-transferring glycine dehydrogenase subunit GcvPB — MTFIQASWDEPLIYETRHNVPIKRWFNETQIDVSSYVPKNLIRASSLELPDLPEVEVSRHYTRLSRMNFSVDLGTYPLGSCTMKYNPKIGEMLTLLDEARWLHPLQDESTIQGALEIIYKLSKYLEIITGTDKVTLQPAAGAHGELTGVLIIKAYYEDRGEGDIRNEIVVPDSAHGSNPASAAMAGFKVVTVPTGRDGNVDLDALKSVLSNRTAGFMITNPNTLGLFEKDIAVVSKMVHNAGGLMYYDGANLNGILGIVRPGDMGFDIVHLNLHKTFATPHGGGGPGAGAIGVKKFLIDYLPVPIVEYDGTKYKLNYDVPKTIGAVHGFYGNFLVFIKALAYIEIMGEDGLREVALRSTQNTNKFLDLIRNMKGIEIPYDPKRPRKHECAISLKPLERETGVKTLDVAKRLLDYGLHPPTIYFPLIVDECMLIEFTETESDESVEKYASILSKIIDEAYKDPQIVLTAPHNTSIRRLDEAKASHPKSMALSWRMFKKREKEREG, encoded by the coding sequence ATGACTTTTATTCAAGCTTCGTGGGATGAACCATTAATTTATGAAACTCGTCATAATGTTCCTATTAAAAGATGGTTTAATGAAACTCAGATTGATGTTAGTTCTTATGTTCCAAAGAATCTAATTAGAGCAAGTAGTTTGGAGTTGCCAGATTTACCAGAGGTGGAGGTTTCTAGGCATTACACTAGACTTTCAAGAATGAATTTTAGTGTTGATTTGGGAACTTATCCGTTAGGTTCGTGCACAATGAAGTATAATCCGAAAATTGGTGAGATGTTGACTTTGCTTGATGAGGCCAGATGGTTACATCCACTTCAAGATGAATCTACAATACAAGGTGCTCTTGAGATTATTTATAAGCTATCAAAATATCTTGAAATAATTACTGGAACTGATAAGGTTACGTTGCAACCTGCTGCCGGCGCGCATGGAGAGTTAACAGGTGTTCTGATTATTAAGGCTTATTATGAGGATCGTGGGGAGGGTGATATTAGGAATGAGATAGTGGTGCCGGATTCTGCGCACGGTTCTAATCCTGCTAGTGCTGCAATGGCAGGATTTAAGGTCGTTACTGTACCTACTGGGCGAGATGGTAATGTTGATCTGGATGCGTTAAAATCTGTGCTTTCAAATAGGACTGCTGGATTTATGATAACAAACCCAAATACTCTCGGTCTCTTTGAAAAAGATATTGCAGTTGTATCAAAAATGGTTCACAATGCTGGAGGCTTGATGTATTATGATGGAGCTAATTTAAATGGAATACTAGGCATTGTAAGACCAGGTGATATGGGTTTTGATATTGTGCATTTAAACTTGCATAAAACGTTTGCTACACCTCATGGTGGTGGGGGTCCCGGTGCTGGTGCTATTGGTGTTAAAAAGTTTCTTATTGACTATTTACCAGTTCCTATTGTTGAGTACGATGGAACAAAATACAAACTCAATTATGATGTTCCGAAAACGATAGGGGCTGTTCACGGATTTTATGGTAATTTTTTGGTTTTCATAAAAGCATTGGCTTACATTGAGATAATGGGCGAGGATGGATTAAGAGAAGTAGCACTAAGGTCGACTCAGAATACTAATAAATTTTTAGATCTAATTAGAAATATGAAAGGAATTGAAATACCCTATGATCCCAAGAGACCAAGAAAGCATGAATGTGCAATAAGTCTTAAACCATTAGAGCGAGAAACTGGTGTTAAAACATTGGATGTGGCTAAGAGGTTGCTTGATTATGGTTTACATCCTCCAACAATATATTTTCCATTAATAGTAGATGAATGTATGTTAATAGAATTTACTGAGACAGAGAGTGATGAGAGTGTGGAGAAATATGCATCAATATTATCAAAAATTATTGATGAAGCATATAAAGATCCGCAGATTGTTCTCACTGCACCTCACAATACTTCAATAAGAAGACTTGATGAAGCTAAAGCATCGCATCCAAAATCCATGGCTCTCTCGTGGAGAATGTTTAAAAAACGTGAAAAAGAGAGAGAAGGATAA
- a CDS encoding MoaD/ThiS family protein, translated as MAKIKPVGFFRYILGKELIEIQLEKPKRLIDIIGELPDKERAIILVNGKNADFTTEISNDDEVIIIPIIGGG; from the coding sequence TTGGCAAAAATCAAACCAGTAGGCTTTTTCAGATATATATTAGGCAAAGAGCTCATAGAAATTCAACTAGAAAAACCAAAAAGACTCATAGACATAATAGGAGAACTACCAGATAAGGAACGAGCAATAATATTAGTAAACGGAAAAAACGCTGACTTTACAACAGAAATAAGTAACGACGATGAAGTAATCATAATCCCAATCATCGGTGGAGGATAG
- a CDS encoding aldehyde ferredoxin oxidoreductase family protein, with translation MYGWSGKILRINLSNNKVQTQTFDLEFALKYIGGRGFAAKILWDEVPPGTNPLSPDNKLIIASGPLTTIPMPSSGKMVVAAKSPLTGGYGDGNIGTMAAYHMRRAGYDALVIEGKAQKPTYIYVENDKVQLLPADDLWSLTTIETEEKLKKNHGTVGVISIGPAGENLVKFATIVSEGGRSGGRPGIGAVMGSKNLKSIAFKGTEDLPYYDKNLVNRLGTEGYKAVKQKPGYQFWMRQGTVATVEWAQANSVLPTYNFREGIFDDADNVNGYAMEKIKIRQKGCPSCNMICGMIIKGDVVAEIDYENVGMLGPNIGIGDYSKIAVLNKIADDLGMDTISLGSVIGFAMEASEKHLIDEKMEWGDSIAAIELAKDIAYRKGIGNLLAEGTRNAGKKLGHGAEDFAMHVKGLEISAYDCHAAPGMALAYGTSPIGAHHKDAWFISTEIQMGRFAVNKEKVEKLIWMQRIRGGIFETLVACRFPWVELGYEIENYPGYFKAATGIDMTLDDMFKVADRIYNLMRAYWIRETIASGGSWSREIDYPPARWFKEPLTKGPLKGVKLSYDDYNKMLSWYYEIRNWDEHGIPTKQALINSGLENVAQELSRYIKLR, from the coding sequence TTGTATGGTTGGAGTGGGAAAATACTCAGGATCAATTTATCTAATAATAAGGTGCAAACACAAACTTTTGATCTGGAATTCGCATTAAAATATATCGGAGGCAGAGGATTCGCTGCCAAAATTCTTTGGGATGAAGTACCACCTGGTACAAATCCACTCTCACCTGATAATAAGCTTATAATAGCTTCAGGACCGCTTACTACGATACCGATGCCTAGTAGTGGAAAAATGGTAGTGGCTGCAAAATCACCACTCACGGGTGGTTATGGTGATGGTAACATTGGCACAATGGCTGCATATCATATGAGACGAGCTGGTTATGATGCATTAGTCATTGAGGGGAAAGCCCAAAAACCGACATATATTTACGTAGAAAATGATAAAGTTCAATTATTACCGGCAGACGATCTCTGGAGTCTAACAACAATTGAAACTGAAGAGAAGCTGAAAAAAAATCATGGTACTGTTGGTGTAATCTCTATAGGACCGGCTGGTGAAAACCTAGTAAAATTTGCAACAATTGTATCAGAGGGCGGACGATCCGGTGGAAGACCAGGTATAGGGGCAGTCATGGGTTCAAAAAACCTAAAATCCATTGCGTTCAAAGGTACAGAAGATCTTCCGTATTATGATAAAAACTTGGTTAATAGGCTAGGAACCGAAGGTTATAAGGCTGTAAAGCAAAAACCTGGTTATCAATTTTGGATGCGACAAGGAACAGTCGCTACCGTAGAGTGGGCGCAAGCTAATAGTGTATTACCAACATATAACTTTAGAGAGGGAATTTTTGACGATGCTGATAATGTTAACGGTTACGCGATGGAAAAAATTAAAATCAGGCAAAAAGGATGCCCCTCATGTAACATGATTTGCGGAATGATTATAAAAGGTGATGTAGTTGCAGAGATAGATTATGAAAATGTGGGCATGTTAGGCCCTAATATAGGAATAGGAGATTATAGTAAAATAGCAGTTCTGAATAAAATAGCAGACGATCTTGGGATGGATACTATAAGTTTAGGTTCCGTAATTGGATTTGCCATGGAAGCATCAGAAAAACATCTCATAGACGAAAAAATGGAATGGGGAGATTCTATCGCAGCCATAGAATTAGCTAAAGACATAGCTTATAGAAAAGGTATAGGTAATTTACTGGCAGAAGGAACAAGAAATGCTGGTAAGAAATTAGGTCACGGAGCTGAGGATTTTGCAATGCACGTTAAAGGTCTTGAAATCTCCGCCTATGATTGTCACGCCGCGCCAGGAATGGCATTAGCTTACGGCACATCACCTATAGGCGCACATCACAAAGATGCATGGTTCATATCAACAGAAATACAGATGGGTCGTTTTGCAGTCAATAAAGAAAAGGTAGAAAAACTCATATGGATGCAACGGATACGAGGAGGAATCTTTGAAACATTGGTGGCATGTAGATTCCCATGGGTAGAACTCGGATATGAGATCGAAAACTATCCAGGATACTTCAAAGCAGCCACTGGTATAGACATGACATTAGATGATATGTTCAAAGTAGCAGATAGAATTTACAACTTAATGAGAGCATACTGGATAAGAGAGACAATAGCATCCGGAGGTTCGTGGAGTAGGGAAATAGATTATCCACCTGCGCGATGGTTTAAAGAACCTCTAACAAAGGGACCGTTGAAAGGTGTTAAGTTATCTTATGATGACTACAATAAAATGCTTTCATGGTACTATGAAATAAGAAACTGGGATGAACATGGAATACCAACAAAACAAGCTCTAATTAATTCAGGACTAGAAAACGTCGCGCAAGAACTTTCAAGATACATAAAACTGAGGTGA
- a CDS encoding UbiX family flavin prenyltransferase gives MRLVVGISGASGVIYGIRLLQVLKDLNIETHLIMTNAAKETIRLETGYQISEVESLATRSYNINDIAAPMSSGSFKFDGMIIIPCSMKTLAGIATGYTSNLLLRAADVTLKERRPLILVIRETPLTTIHIRNMLIVARAGGIILPAMPGFYHNPKTLQDMIDFIVGKILDQLGLEHNLYERWQGPQHRIKKTTSTAG, from the coding sequence GTGAGATTAGTAGTTGGAATATCAGGTGCTAGCGGTGTTATTTATGGTATCAGACTTTTGCAGGTTCTAAAAGATTTAAACATCGAAACACATCTTATTATGACTAATGCTGCTAAAGAAACAATAAGACTAGAAACAGGTTATCAGATTAGTGAAGTTGAATCTTTAGCCACAAGAAGTTATAATATTAATGACATTGCAGCACCAATGTCCAGTGGATCCTTTAAATTTGATGGAATGATTATAATACCATGTAGTATGAAAACATTAGCTGGAATAGCAACAGGCTACACATCCAATTTACTTCTTAGAGCAGCTGATGTTACATTAAAAGAAAGAAGACCACTGATACTTGTTATACGCGAGACACCGCTGACAACAATTCACATAAGAAACATGCTAATAGTAGCGAGAGCTGGAGGAATAATACTTCCAGCAATGCCAGGATTTTATCACAACCCTAAAACACTACAAGACATGATAGATTTTATCGTAGGAAAAATATTAGACCAATTAGGATTAGAGCATAATCTTTACGAAAGATGGCAGGGACCACAGCATAGAATTAAAAAAACTACATCCACAGCAGGTTAA
- a CDS encoding alanine--glyoxylate aminotransferase family protein: MDERFLLMIPGPTFSDASTLLNLAKPTISHVSKEFGEIMSGTLDNLKKLLNADGEVVVIAGGGTAAMEFSIANFVKPGDKVLNLISGYFGEYFVKATIYRGGTSIQIKSKIGQGFSGDNIRDVVEREKIKFVTVQHVETSTGVANHIKTIGESLKGTDTLFIVDAVASLGGMNIDMKNWNIDVCLSASQKALAVPPGLAIIGLSKKAVETIEKSPDELFYFNGRKWLATMRDVRNYYSTLPVNMIYGLNESLRRIFYEGLEQRYKRHQIMAEALRQGIESLGLKIVAEKEYRSDTVTAIWLPDNVKFPDLSREMMNRNIVIAGGLGELSGKIFRIGHMGSVNVNDIISTLSALERSLKTLGYHIDFGVSIKAAQEIFNNFGY, encoded by the coding sequence ATGGATGAACGTTTTCTTCTTATGATACCTGGACCAACATTCTCAGATGCTAGCACACTTCTAAACTTAGCGAAACCAACAATTTCTCATGTGTCGAAAGAATTTGGAGAAATAATGAGTGGAACTCTGGATAATTTAAAAAAGCTATTGAATGCCGATGGAGAAGTTGTTGTAATAGCTGGAGGAGGTACAGCAGCAATGGAATTTTCAATAGCAAACTTTGTAAAACCTGGAGATAAAGTGTTAAACCTAATATCTGGATATTTTGGGGAATATTTTGTTAAAGCTACAATCTACAGAGGTGGCACTTCAATACAGATTAAATCTAAAATCGGACAAGGATTTTCTGGTGATAACATAAGAGATGTTGTTGAAAGAGAGAAGATAAAATTTGTAACTGTTCAACATGTTGAAACATCAACGGGTGTAGCCAATCATATTAAAACGATTGGTGAAAGTCTTAAGGGAACCGATACTCTCTTCATAGTTGACGCAGTTGCATCACTTGGTGGAATGAATATTGACATGAAGAATTGGAATATTGACGTATGTCTTTCTGCGTCACAAAAAGCTTTGGCAGTACCACCAGGATTAGCAATAATTGGTTTAAGTAAAAAAGCTGTAGAAACCATAGAGAAAAGCCCGGATGAGTTGTTTTACTTTAATGGTCGTAAATGGTTGGCTACAATGCGAGACGTTAGAAATTACTATTCCACGTTGCCAGTTAACATGATATATGGACTTAATGAGTCTTTAAGGAGAATATTTTATGAAGGCCTTGAACAACGTTATAAAAGACATCAGATAATGGCTGAAGCCTTAAGACAAGGTATTGAAAGTTTAGGTCTCAAGATAGTGGCTGAGAAAGAATACAGATCAGACACAGTAACAGCTATCTGGCTCCCCGACAATGTAAAATTCCCAGATTTAAGCAGGGAAATGATGAACCGTAATATAGTAATAGCTGGAGGCCTAGGAGAACTTTCTGGAAAAATCTTCAGGATCGGGCACATGGGTTCTGTAAATGTTAATGATATAATATCAACACTCTCAGCATTAGAGAGAAGCCTAAAAACACTCGGTTACCATATCGATTTTGGAGTGAGCATAAAAGCTGCACAAGAAATTTTCAACAATTTCGGTTACTAA